The Devosia sp. A16 genome includes a window with the following:
- a CDS encoding alginate O-acetyltransferase AlgF, with translation MLRSTPKLVALASLMLLSAAPAALAQDDGLYDAPVDPNSAFVRVLVPGAAVAVVNGTTVDNITDGLSAYVNVQPGDIAVSAGDVSGSVTTSPGAYYTYAWSVEGEPLVLQDDPASDPSKATVYFYNLSDLASVDLFVPAAKAKAIEAIAGDTGKSVALKAPLTLDFEVQAEGKPVATVAALDLKRRGGVSIVFTGSNGTYTATAVENAFFRAQ, from the coding sequence ATGCTGCGCTCAACCCCCAAACTCGTCGCCCTCGCCAGCCTGATGCTGCTCAGCGCCGCCCCGGCCGCACTGGCCCAGGATGATGGCCTCTACGACGCGCCGGTCGATCCGAACTCCGCCTTCGTGCGGGTGCTGGTGCCCGGCGCCGCGGTGGCGGTGGTCAACGGAACGACCGTCGACAACATCACCGATGGCCTCTCTGCCTATGTCAACGTGCAGCCGGGCGACATCGCTGTTTCGGCGGGGGACGTCTCCGGGTCGGTGACGACCTCGCCCGGCGCCTATTACACCTATGCCTGGAGCGTCGAAGGCGAACCGCTGGTGCTGCAGGACGACCCGGCCTCGGACCCCAGCAAGGCAACGGTCTATTTCTACAACCTCTCCGACCTCGCGAGCGTCGACCTGTTCGTCCCCGCCGCCAAGGCCAAGGCCATCGAAGCGATTGCCGGCGACACCGGCAAATCGGTGGCGCTGAAGGCGCCGCTGACCCTCGATTTCGAGGTGCAGGCGGAGGGCAAGCCGGTCGCCACCGTTGCCGCGCTGGACCTCAAGCGTCGCGGTGGCGTGTCGATCGTCTTCACCGGCTCGAACGGTACCTATACCGCCACTGCCGTCGAAAACGCGTTCTTCCGCGCGCAATAG